The Sporosarcina sp. Te-1 DNA window CTACCATAAGCATGGTACCTACAGTAAAAAAAGAGTGACGACATTGTCACTCTAGAATGTTACTTTCACAATCGTTGGGAAGGATATATTGTTTAATTTCTTCCAGTAAGAATTCCAAATCCTCTGGGTAGGCGTGGCTAATCATTTTCATTTCGGAAATAGACTTCCATTCCGCTTCAGCAATATTATCATCAGGATCATTAATGCCGCTGCTTTCACCAATTTTGACTACCCTAAAATAATGGATTTTCACCTGAATTCCTTCAATGACTGTTTCTTTTACTCTTAACTTCCCCATAATTTTTATATCGTATCCT harbors:
- a CDS encoding NUDIX hydrolase — translated: MKSWKGSAGICINDQMEILMVKAFGSEKWAIPSGGIEEGETPEECCVREVKEETGYDIKIMGKLRVKETVIEGIQVKIHYFRVVKIGESSGINDPDDNIAEAEWKSISEMKMISHAYPEDLEFLLEEIKQYILPNDCESNILE